A genomic window from Camarhynchus parvulus chromosome 27, STF_HiC, whole genome shotgun sequence includes:
- the PDK2 gene encoding LOW QUALITY PROTEIN: pyruvate dehydrogenase kinase, isozyme 2 (The sequence of the model RefSeq protein was modified relative to this genomic sequence to represent the inferred CDS: deleted 2 bases in 1 codon), with translation MRLLRCLGKRAALAGVPTYIEHFSKFSPSPLSMKQFLDFGSSNACEKTSFAFLRQELPVRLSNIMKEINLLPDRVLRTPSVQLVQSWYVQSLLDIMEFHDRDPEDQATLGQFTNALVTIRNRHNDVVPTMAQGVIEYKETYGDDPVSNQNIQYFLDRFYLSRISIRMLINQHTLLFDGSTNPAHPKHIGSIDPHCNVANVVRDAYNMAKLLCDKYYMASPELEIEEVNACNAEQPVSIVYVPSHLYHMLFELFKNAMRATVESHENSPRLPAIRVMVALGQEDLSIRMSDRGMGVPLRKIERLFSYMYSTAPTPQLGSGGAPLAGFGYGLPISRLYAKYFQGDLQLFSMEGFGTDAVIYLKALSTDSVERLPVYNKSAWRHYQASQEAGDWCVPSTEPKNTSTYRVP, from the exons aTGCGGCTGCTGCGGTGCCTCGGGAAGCGCGCGGCGCTGGCCGGCGTCCCCACCTACATCGAGCACTTCAGCAAGTTCTCGCCGTCGCCGCTCTCCATGAAGCAGTTTCTGGACTTCG gctcCAGCAATGCCTGTGAGAAGACGTCGTTCGCCTTCCTGCGCCAGGAGCTGCCCGTGCGCCTCTCCAACATCATGAAGGAGATCAACCTGCTCCCGGACCGGGTGCTGCGCACGCCCTCCGTGCAGCTGGTGCAGAGCTG GTACGTGCAGAGCCTGCTGGACATCATGGAATTCCACGACAGGGACCCCGAGGACCAAGCCACGCTGGGACA gttcACCAACGCGCTGGTGACGATCCGGAACCGGCACAACGACGTTGTCCCCACCATGGCGCAGGGGGTGATCGAGTACAAGGAGACCTACGGGGACGACCCCGTGTCCAACCAGAACATCCAGTACTTCCTGGACCGCTTCTACCTGAGCCGCATCTCCATCCGCATGCTCATCAACCAGCaca ccctgctcttcgATGGCAGCACCAACCCCGCGCACCCCAAACACATCGGGAGCATCGACCCCCACTGCAACGTGGCCAACGTGGTGAGAG ATGCCTACAACATGGCCAAGCTGCTGTGTGACAAATACTACATGGCCTCACCTGAGCTGGAGATCGAGGAGGTCAAcg cctgcaaCGCGGAGCAGCCCGTGAGCATCGTCTACGTCCCGTCCCACCTGTACCACATGCTCTTCGAGCTCTTCAAG AATGCCATGAGAGCCACGGTGGAGAGCCACGAGAACAGCCCCCGGCTGCCGGCCATCAGGGTGATGGTGGCCCTGGGCCAGGAGGACCTGTCCATCCGG ATGAGTGACAGGGGCATGGGGGTGCCCCTGAGGAAGATCGAGCGGCTCTTCAGCTACATGTACTCGACAGCCCCCAccccccagctgggctctgggggggccCCCCTG GCCGGCTTTGGCTACGGGCTGCCCATCTCCCGCCTCTATGCCAAGTACTTCCAGGGGGACCTGCAGCTCTTCTCCATGGAGGGCTTCGGCACC GACGCCGTCATCTACCTGAAG gCGCTGTCCACGGACTCGGTGGAGCGGCTGCCCGTGTACAACAAGTCGGCGTGGCGGCACTACCAGGCCAGCCAGGAGGCCGGGGACTGGTGCGTGCCCAGCACCGAGCCCAAGAACACCTCCACCTACCGCgtgccctga